A stretch of the Lolium perenne isolate Kyuss_39 chromosome 3, Kyuss_2.0, whole genome shotgun sequence genome encodes the following:
- the LOC127327042 gene encoding uncharacterized protein isoform X1, protein MKYQRPTTSFGPRQHSFVKKKVPGPRMMKIRKEVQLRQTYMPVSAPYRNTRASRGDDVENIGFAYNGKINRSLEPVYVNQGGDNGVVINSRKCPLGENLVISNESIVPVGKSKRVVVSPKSVLLEKSMISNLTVDFSSEVVEKIAPQALKNNSSDTNKVSKKPLHSRKVDASSRGSTSSIEAPLVSNKVSIKENAMESKVHMVDEHHEKQQFKVREHKNPFKSKGILETEEHRDSSDAHGRIETPFLSNDIKNQSGGLLVEDHQNDKDNCKSKRKRQGEHGNGTEGTKTVKLVRGRFIGIVDEDEEDIKIVKSARRKYICDEDEDKGDISGDEHNLIIGDNHNTAGAEDGIGGLIAQTAIVELYGSLPIDEPIWSGMLEIGGEGYVPLEAHLLAKSCEKVWECSRSLQNMVKVAKIPRLDAEPKCFRVSRPTEDNIGLYFFPQEMRPNEGFDKLVKEVMDKNLILRAYVDEAEMLIFPSILLPERHQTFQGKHYLWGMFKRREDMVNAEGEQTMRGTRTGNGRQHCSRPCVGKKDVNKGARTNSLARPNESTPPAERTVAEAATPAPAADTATSNAPSRQAEHAADVVAEPVPAATSHAASLMLPADPVAADVTTTAPAAGAASSHAPSSSVSQRGMYGFIAPSENQKIHQLIQELEREGAVVIFMRGETIGCGVGTQ, encoded by the exons CCTGGTCCACGCATGATGAAGATTCGCAAGGAAGTCCAGCTTAGGCAGACATATATGCCAGTAAGTGCGCCCTATAGAAACACCAGGGCTAGCAGAGGTGACGATGTTGAAAATATAGGTTTTGCATATAATGGCAAGATCAATCGATCTTTAGAACCGGTCTATGTGAATCAAGGAGGTGATAATGGTGTGGTCATAAATTCGCGGAAATGCCCGTTAGGAGAAAACTTAGTGATATCAAATGAAAGTATTGTTCCAGTTGGCAAGAGTAAAAGAGTGGTAGTTTCACCAAAGTCTGTGCTCTTAGAAAAGTCTATGATCTCTAATTTGACGGTTGACTTTTCTTCAGAAGTTGTGGAGAAAATTGCCCCCCAAGCTTTGAAGAACAACTCAAGTGACACAAATAAAGTTTCAAAGAAACCGCTCCATTCTAGGAAAGTGGATGCATCTTCCAGAGGTTCGACGTCTTCGATTGAAGCACCATTGGTTTCAAACAAAGTATCAATCAAAGAGAATGCCATGGAAAGCAAAGTTCATATGGTGGATGAACATCATGAGAAACAACAATTTAAGGTGAGGGAACACAAAAACCCTTTTAAGAGTAAGGGTATCTTAGAAACGGAAGAACACCGAGACAGCTCAGATGCTCATGGGAGAATAGAGACACCATTCTTGAGCAATGATATAAAAAATCAGAGTGGAGGCCTGTTAGTAGAGGATCATCAGAACGACAAAGACAATTGTAAGAGTAAGAGAAAACGACAGGGAGAACATGGTAATGGTACTGAAGGAACTAAGACTGTTAAGTTGGTGAGAGGAAGATTTATAGGTATTGTAGATGAGGATGAAGAGGATATTAAGATTGTTAAGTCAGCGAGGAGAAAATATATatgtgatgaagatgaagacaaAGGTGATATTAGTGGCGATGAACATAACCTTATTATTGGTGATAATCATAATACTGCTGGCGCTGAAGATGGTATAGGTGGATTGATAGCACAAACTGCTATTGTGGAGTTATATGGATCGCTGCCCATTGATGAACCCATTTGGAG TGGAATGTTGGAGATAGGAGGTGAGGGTTATGTCCCATTAGAAGCACATTTGTTGGCTAAATCTTGCGAAAAAGTATGGGAATGCTCGAGATCTTTACAAAACATGGTTAAAGTAGCAAAGATTCCTAGGTTGGATGCTGAACCCAAGTGCTTTAGGGTATCAAGGCCAACTGAGGACAACATTGGCCTGTATTTCTTTCCACAAGAAATGAG GCCAAATGAGGGTTTCGATAAGCTAGTCAAGGAAGTCATGGACAAAAATTTGATCCTACGAGCTTATGTCGATGAAGCCGAGATGTTGATATTTCCTTCTATTTTGCTACCGGAGCGGCATCAAA CCTTTCAAGGGAAACACTACCTATGGGGTATGTTCAAACGCAGAGAGGATATGGTCAATGCAGAAGGAGAACAGACCATGCGTGGTACACGCACAGGGAATGGGAGGCAGCATTGCTCACGTCCTTGTGTGGGCAAAAAAGATGTGAACAAAGGCGCTAGGACAAACTCCTTGGCTAGACCGAACGAGTCGACACCTCCGGCTGAGCGCACTGTGGCCGAAGCTGCTACTCCGGCTCCTGCCGCCGATACTGCCACGTCTAATGCACCAAGTCGCCAGGCTGAACATGCTGCCGACGTAGTTGCCGAGCCGGTTCCTGCCGCCACGTCTCATGCAGCAAGCTTGATGCTTCCGGCTGATCCCGTTGCCGCCGACGTTACCACAACAGCTCCTGCCGCCGGCGCTGCCTCGTCTCATGCACCAAGCTCGTCAGTTTCTCAAAGAGGTATGTACGGATTCATTGCTCCATCAGAAAATCAGAAGATTCATCAGCTCATTCAAGAGCTGGAACGTGAAGGCGCTGTGGTAATCTTCATGCGCGGGGAGACGATAGGATGCGGCGTGGGtacgcaataa
- the LOC127327042 gene encoding uncharacterized protein isoform X2, translating into MESKVHMVDEHHEKQQFKVREHKNPFKSKGILETEEHRDSSDAHGRIETPFLSNDIKNQSGGLLVEDHQNDKDNCKSKRKRQGEHGNGTEGTKTVKLVRGRFIGIVDEDEEDIKIVKSARRKYICDEDEDKGDISGDEHNLIIGDNHNTAGAEDGIGGLIAQTAIVELYGSLPIDEPIWSGMLEIGGEGYVPLEAHLLAKSCEKVWECSRSLQNMVKVAKIPRLDAEPKCFRVSRPTEDNIGLYFFPQEMRPNEGFDKLVKEVMDKNLILRAYVDEAEMLIFPSILLPERHQTFQGKHYLWGMFKRREDMVNAEGEQTMRGTRTGNGRQHCSRPCVGKKDVNKGARTNSLARPNESTPPAERTVAEAATPAPAADTATSNAPSRQAEHAADVVAEPVPAATSHAASLMLPADPVAADVTTTAPAAGAASSHAPSSSVSQRGMYGFIAPSENQKIHQLIQELEREGAVVIFMRGETIGCGVGTQ; encoded by the exons ATGGAAAGCAAAGTTCATATGGTGGATGAACATCATGAGAAACAACAATTTAAGGTGAGGGAACACAAAAACCCTTTTAAGAGTAAGGGTATCTTAGAAACGGAAGAACACCGAGACAGCTCAGATGCTCATGGGAGAATAGAGACACCATTCTTGAGCAATGATATAAAAAATCAGAGTGGAGGCCTGTTAGTAGAGGATCATCAGAACGACAAAGACAATTGTAAGAGTAAGAGAAAACGACAGGGAGAACATGGTAATGGTACTGAAGGAACTAAGACTGTTAAGTTGGTGAGAGGAAGATTTATAGGTATTGTAGATGAGGATGAAGAGGATATTAAGATTGTTAAGTCAGCGAGGAGAAAATATATatgtgatgaagatgaagacaaAGGTGATATTAGTGGCGATGAACATAACCTTATTATTGGTGATAATCATAATACTGCTGGCGCTGAAGATGGTATAGGTGGATTGATAGCACAAACTGCTATTGTGGAGTTATATGGATCGCTGCCCATTGATGAACCCATTTGGAG TGGAATGTTGGAGATAGGAGGTGAGGGTTATGTCCCATTAGAAGCACATTTGTTGGCTAAATCTTGCGAAAAAGTATGGGAATGCTCGAGATCTTTACAAAACATGGTTAAAGTAGCAAAGATTCCTAGGTTGGATGCTGAACCCAAGTGCTTTAGGGTATCAAGGCCAACTGAGGACAACATTGGCCTGTATTTCTTTCCACAAGAAATGAG GCCAAATGAGGGTTTCGATAAGCTAGTCAAGGAAGTCATGGACAAAAATTTGATCCTACGAGCTTATGTCGATGAAGCCGAGATGTTGATATTTCCTTCTATTTTGCTACCGGAGCGGCATCAAA CCTTTCAAGGGAAACACTACCTATGGGGTATGTTCAAACGCAGAGAGGATATGGTCAATGCAGAAGGAGAACAGACCATGCGTGGTACACGCACAGGGAATGGGAGGCAGCATTGCTCACGTCCTTGTGTGGGCAAAAAAGATGTGAACAAAGGCGCTAGGACAAACTCCTTGGCTAGACCGAACGAGTCGACACCTCCGGCTGAGCGCACTGTGGCCGAAGCTGCTACTCCGGCTCCTGCCGCCGATACTGCCACGTCTAATGCACCAAGTCGCCAGGCTGAACATGCTGCCGACGTAGTTGCCGAGCCGGTTCCTGCCGCCACGTCTCATGCAGCAAGCTTGATGCTTCCGGCTGATCCCGTTGCCGCCGACGTTACCACAACAGCTCCTGCCGCCGGCGCTGCCTCGTCTCATGCACCAAGCTCGTCAGTTTCTCAAAGAGGTATGTACGGATTCATTGCTCCATCAGAAAATCAGAAGATTCATCAGCTCATTCAAGAGCTGGAACGTGAAGGCGCTGTGGTAATCTTCATGCGCGGGGAGACGATAGGATGCGGCGTGGGtacgcaataa
- the LOC127327127 gene encoding uncharacterized protein isoform X1, with the protein MTGGRQSGGRHHVHLMRSLGSMDPGEGMNNYCHNSIQSVGIDVSFTDLLNMVAKDAEMSKYPVDGSSQLNEEMLLGGGEDILVEKSISDIETRTGANMEDGIWDGNVNFSMESSPYSQKPTLIEDESIGTSCFVDSSVNCASSCCSDAISNASLSRTFSNFQLAEDGGAVDVTSHAREFPGGLIKESMRKYCEDKKTVMFQPEVGMEFSSTVEAF; encoded by the exons ATGACGGGAGGAAGACAAAGCGGAGGCCGGCACCATGTTCATCTAATGCGGAGTTTAG GAAGTATGGATCCTGGGGAGGGCATGAACAACTACTGCCACAACTCAATCCAATCAGTCGGCATAGATGTTTCTTTCACGGATCTCCTTAATATGGTTGCTAAGGACGCCGAGATGAGCAAGTACCC CGTTGATGGGAGCTCCCAATTGAATGAAGAAATGCTGCTGGGAGGTGGAGAAGATATTTTAGTAGAAAAGAGCATTAGCGATATTGAAACTAG AACTGGAGCTAACATGGAAGATGGGATTTGGGATGGAAATGTGAACTTTAGTATGGAGAGTTCCCCATACAGCCAGAAGCCGACTTTAATAGAAG ATGAATCAATCGGAACAAGCTGTTTCGTTGACAGTTCCGTTAACTGTGCATCTAGTTGCTGCTCCGACGCTATTTCGAACGCTTCTCTGTCAAGAACTTTTTCCAATTTCCAGTTGGCCGAAGATGGTGGAGCTGTGGATGTTACGTCGCATGCCAG GGAATTTCCTGGTGGGCTAATCAAAGAGTCAATGAGGAAATATTGTGAGGACAAAAAGACTGTGATGTTCCAACCTGAGGTCGGAATGGAGTTTTCTTCTACGGTGGAAGCATTCTAG
- the LOC127327127 gene encoding uncharacterized protein isoform X2 encodes MDPGEGMNNYCHNSIQSVGIDVSFTDLLNMVAKDAEMSKYPVDGSSQLNEEMLLGGGEDILVEKSISDIETRTGANMEDGIWDGNVNFSMESSPYSQKPTLIEDESIGTSCFVDSSVNCASSCCSDAISNASLSRTFSNFQLAEDGGAVDVTSHAREFPGGLIKESMRKYCEDKKTVMFQPEVGMEFSSTVEAF; translated from the exons ATGGATCCTGGGGAGGGCATGAACAACTACTGCCACAACTCAATCCAATCAGTCGGCATAGATGTTTCTTTCACGGATCTCCTTAATATGGTTGCTAAGGACGCCGAGATGAGCAAGTACCC CGTTGATGGGAGCTCCCAATTGAATGAAGAAATGCTGCTGGGAGGTGGAGAAGATATTTTAGTAGAAAAGAGCATTAGCGATATTGAAACTAG AACTGGAGCTAACATGGAAGATGGGATTTGGGATGGAAATGTGAACTTTAGTATGGAGAGTTCCCCATACAGCCAGAAGCCGACTTTAATAGAAG ATGAATCAATCGGAACAAGCTGTTTCGTTGACAGTTCCGTTAACTGTGCATCTAGTTGCTGCTCCGACGCTATTTCGAACGCTTCTCTGTCAAGAACTTTTTCCAATTTCCAGTTGGCCGAAGATGGTGGAGCTGTGGATGTTACGTCGCATGCCAG GGAATTTCCTGGTGGGCTAATCAAAGAGTCAATGAGGAAATATTGTGAGGACAAAAAGACTGTGATGTTCCAACCTGAGGTCGGAATGGAGTTTTCTTCTACGGTGGAAGCATTCTAG
- the LOC127327127 gene encoding uncharacterized protein isoform X4, translating to MTGGRQSGGRHHVHLMRSLGSMDPGEGMNNYCHNSIQSVGIDVSFTDLLNMVAKDAEMSKYPVDGSSQLNEEMLLGGGEDILVEKSISDIETRTGANMEDGIWDGNVNFSMESSPYSQKPTLIEVAAPTLFRTLLCQELFPISSWPKMVELWMLRRMPGNFLVG from the exons ATGACGGGAGGAAGACAAAGCGGAGGCCGGCACCATGTTCATCTAATGCGGAGTTTAG GAAGTATGGATCCTGGGGAGGGCATGAACAACTACTGCCACAACTCAATCCAATCAGTCGGCATAGATGTTTCTTTCACGGATCTCCTTAATATGGTTGCTAAGGACGCCGAGATGAGCAAGTACCC CGTTGATGGGAGCTCCCAATTGAATGAAGAAATGCTGCTGGGAGGTGGAGAAGATATTTTAGTAGAAAAGAGCATTAGCGATATTGAAACTAG AACTGGAGCTAACATGGAAGATGGGATTTGGGATGGAAATGTGAACTTTAGTATGGAGAGTTCCCCATACAGCCAGAAGCCGACTTTAATAGAAG TTGCTGCTCCGACGCTATTTCGAACGCTTCTCTGTCAAGAACTTTTTCCAATTTCCAGTTGGCCGAAGATGGTGGAGCTGTGGATGTTACGTCGCATGCCAG GGAATTTCCTGGTGGGCTAA
- the LOC127327127 gene encoding uncharacterized protein isoform X3 has protein sequence MTGGRQSGGRHHVHLMRSLGSMDPGEGMNNYCHNSIQSVGIDVSFTDLLNMVAKDAEMSKYPVDGSSQLNEEMLLGGGEDILVEKSISDIETRTGANMEDGIWDGNVNFSMESSPYSQKPTLIEGNLSLVHNYQMNQSEQAVSLTVPLTVHLVAAPTLFRTLLCQELFPISSWPKMVELWMLRRMPGNFLVG, from the exons ATGACGGGAGGAAGACAAAGCGGAGGCCGGCACCATGTTCATCTAATGCGGAGTTTAG GAAGTATGGATCCTGGGGAGGGCATGAACAACTACTGCCACAACTCAATCCAATCAGTCGGCATAGATGTTTCTTTCACGGATCTCCTTAATATGGTTGCTAAGGACGCCGAGATGAGCAAGTACCC CGTTGATGGGAGCTCCCAATTGAATGAAGAAATGCTGCTGGGAGGTGGAGAAGATATTTTAGTAGAAAAGAGCATTAGCGATATTGAAACTAG AACTGGAGCTAACATGGAAGATGGGATTTGGGATGGAAATGTGAACTTTAGTATGGAGAGTTCCCCATACAGCCAGAAGCCGACTTTAATAGAAG GGAATTTAAGTTTGGTTCACAATTACCAGATGAATCAATCGGAACAAGCTGTTTCGTTGACAGTTCCGTTAACTGTGCATCTAGTTGCTGCTCCGACGCTATTTCGAACGCTTCTCTGTCAAGAACTTTTTCCAATTTCCAGTTGGCCGAAGATGGTGGAGCTGTGGATGTTACGTCGCATGCCAG GGAATTTCCTGGTGGGCTAA